The Deinococcus sp. KNUC1210 nucleotide sequence ACCTCCAGCCGAGCGTGCTGTCGTACAGCGTCTGGTTGCCGTTCTGGAAAGCCTTTTCCGGCTTGGCCTGCACCAGTGGGGCGCGGCTCATGCTCTCGACGCCGCCTGCCAGATACGCGTGTCCCTCGCCGCTCAGAATGCTTTTGACCGCCGTGTTCACCGCGTCCAGACCGCTGCCGCACAGCCTGTTGATGGTCGCGCCCGGCACGCTGTACGGCAGCCCCGCCAGCAGCAGGCTCATCCGGGAAACGTTGCGGTTGTCCTCGCCCGCCTGGTTGGCGCAGCCCAGATACACGTCTTCGATGCTGGCGGCGTCCAGGCCGCTCCGAACGAGCACTTCCCGCAGGGCGACTGCGCCCAGGTCGTCGGGGCGAACACTGCTCAGGCCGCCCCCATAGCGGCCCACCGGGGTACGAACGGCACTCACGATCACAGCTTGTGGCATAGGAAGAAGATACAGGGCGGAGGGCTCAGGAAAACAGCAACGAGGGAAAAACACGCCAGATGGCCGCCTTTCCCTCGTTGCTGCTGTTTTCCGGCAAGCTGCCGGGGTGGTGCCGAACGCTAACGCCTCAGTTGGCGTCCATCGCCACGTCAGCGATCTCGGCCACCGCCGCGATTTCCGGCCTGCCCGCTGCGCCCGCCTTGATGGCGGCCATCACGCGGTCACGGATTTCCTGTTCCATCGCGGGGCGCTCACCGATATAGGCCATGGCCTTTTCCTTGCCCTGTCCGATGCGCTCGTCGCCGTAGCTGTAGAACGATCCCGCCTTCTTCACGATGTCCATGTCGGCGGCCAGCGTGACCAGATCGGAGAGCTGATCGAAGCCCTTGCCGTACACCAGCGAAAGCTCGACTTCCTTGAAGGGAGCCGCGACCTTGTTCTTCACGGTCTTGATCTTGACCGTGTTGGCCACCGAATCGTTGCCGATCTTGGTGGGCTGGCCGATCTTTCGCACGTCGAGACGCACGCTGGCGTAGAACTTCAGCGCCCGGCCTCCGGTGGTGGTCTCGGGGTTGCCGTACATCACGCCGATCTTCTCGCGCACCTGATTGATGAAGATAGCGGCGGTATTGGTCTTCGACAGGATGCCCGTCAGCTTGCGGAGCGCCTGCGACATCAGGCGGGCCTGCAGACCCGGCAGGCTGTCGCCCATGTCACCTTCGATTTCCGCACGCGGCGTCAGGGCAGCCACGCTGTCCACCACCACGATATCGACGGCGCCGCTGCGAACGAGCAGCTCCATGATCTCCAGCGCCTGCTCGCCGTTGTCGGGCTGCGACACCAGCAGTTCATCGGTGTTCACGCCCAGAGCGCGGGCATACACCGGGTCCAGAGCGTGCTCGGCGTCGATAAAGGCCGCCGTGCCACCCGCTTTCTGCGCCTGCGCGATGATGGCGAGCGCCAGCGTGGTCTTGCCGCCCGACTCGGGGCCATAGATCTCGGTGACCCGTCCACGCGGAATGCCGCCGACGCCCAGCGCCAGATCGAGGCTCAGGCTGCCGGTGCTGATCGTCTGGATGTCGAGCCGGGTGTCGGCCCCCAGGCGCATGATCGCGCCCTTGCCGAACTGCTTCTCGATCTGCCCCATCGCCATATCGATGGCCTTGCTGCGCTCCTTGGCGTTGCTGCCGTCGATGCTGCTGGGGCTGCCCTTCTCGTTTTTACCTGGCTTTTCCATGGTCGTCCTCCGAAATCGGTGCTGCGCTGATTGGTCCTTCTGTGTTGGTCGGTGCTTCAGTGGGAACAGCCGGTGTGGGGCTCGGCTGGCCCGTGAACGCGAAACGGCTCACGGTGTCGTAGACCGGTCCGGTCTTGTCGCGTGGCAGAAACGTATGAATCAGAGAGAACTGCGGAGCTGTCCAGCTCTGGCCAAACGTCAGGGGCGGCACGCGTGGGGCCGGACCTTTCTTGCGGGCCAGCGTAATATGCGGCTGAAACGCGCCCTCGGTCGGAAAGCCCAGCGCCTCCACGTCCGCCTGAAAACGGGCTGCCAGCTCGGTCAGCCCCTCGCCCTCGACTTTCACGAACCACACGCGGGGACTGCCGACATTTGGATGGTAGCCGGTGCCCCGGAGGCGCAGAGCCAGCGGCGGCACGCTGTCTGCCAGCCGCTGTCCGAGCGCCCGCAGCTCTGCTACACGACTCTGAGGCACGCCCGGCAGATAGGCGAGGGTAATGTGCAGCTGCTGCACCTCGACCCGTCGCCAGTTCTGACTGAGTTTCTGCTGGGCCGCCGCCAGTTCGCCTGCCAGGGCTGCCGGAAGCTCGACGGCGAAGAACAGCCTTAAAAAGCGCTCCTGCTGTGCAGCAGGTCGAGCAGGTCCCGGCTTCGCCTTCGCCTTTCTGACGGCCTGTGCGGCCCCTGCCGGGGGCGAGATTGCCTGTTCCGAGTCGCGACGAACCCGCAGACCGCGTTTGCCCGCCGCGCCGCTGCTCATGCTCTGAACCCGGCTGTGCGGGTCGAAAAATTTTCTGCTATCAACGTAACCATCCGGGTAAAGTATAAGGGAAAACGAATGAGGATGCCAGGGGGTGACGGCTGACTGAAGGATCGGTGGCCCCTTCGGCTGCTCTTTCCTGCACTCTGCGGCACAGGAAGGGGAAATGGAGCAACCGGAGCCGCCGCCATTTCCCCTCTCCTCCGCCTTCTTTCCTCAGCGCCAGTTGGCACCCAGCTGAGACGCCAACGCGTCGCGAATGCCCGACGCGATTCCAAACGCCACCCGGTCAAGATAATTGCTGTCGAGCAGATTCTGTCCATCGACCGGATGACTGGTAAATCCGACCTCGACGAGCGCCGCCGGAAGCTTGTTTTCGCGCAGCACCGCCAGCGAGCGCCCGCTCTGCAACCCCCGTGAATAGGCGGCGGTGCTGGCGACCACGTCGCGCTGGAGCACCTGGGCGAGGGCCTGCGAGTTGGGGTTGTTGCGGTTCCACCACGTCTCGATGCCGTACCCGCGCAGCAGCGACGCGCCCTCGGTGCTGTTGACGTGAATGCTCACATACAGCTGGGCGACGTTGGTGCCCATCGCGGCCCGCATGCTCAGATCGGTGGCCTTGTCGCGGCTGAGCTGCGTATCCCCGTCGCGGGTCATCAGCACGTCGATTCCGGCGGCGCTCAGGTCGCTGCGAACACGGCGGGCCACATCGAGCGTGATGACCTTCTCGGTCACGATGCCCACTGCGCCGGGGTCGATGCCGCCGTGGCCGGGATCGAGCACCACGCGGGGCCGGGCTGGATCGCCGCTGAAGGCCAGCACGCTCCGGCGCTGACTCACCAGCGGAGCCAGTGCCAGTCTGCCCAGCGGCGAGGTGTCGGCCAGGGCAGGGGCGAGGTCGATGGCGAGCCGCGAGAGGGTGCTGCCCGGCGCGGGCGGAAGCAGCACGTCGCGCCAGCCACTCCGCAGGGTGATGGCCGAACCGGTCACGAAGGTGTAGGAAATGCCGGTCAGGGTGGGCGACACGCTCCAGCCCTGAAGTTCGGGCGACAGCGGCGAGGATTGCAGGACACTGCTGGGAGCGCTGACTCCGGTCAGATCGACCCGCAGGCCCAGCGGCAGCGGCGTGAGCCGAAAGCCGGTGCCGGGCGGCAGATCGAGGACCACGCGGGTCAGGCCAGGATTCTTGCCTACTCTGGGCGGCCCCACGACCGGACCGTCTACACCTGCCAGGGTGGTACCGGGAATCACACCCAGCGTCAGGCGCGACACGTCGGTGCTGCCTGCCAGAGCGGGCGTGGTGGCGGGCAGGGTGGCCGGTGTGAGCGGCGTGCTGGTGTCGCCCGGCGGCAGGTCGCTGCTGGGCACGGCTGTGGGCGGCGTGCCGAGTTGCGGGTTTCCCGGCTGCGGGTTGATGCTGGCGGCAGGAACCGGCGCAGCCGAGGGAGCCGCCACCGTCTGCACGCTGCCACTGACGGTGGCGTCGGCCCCGCCGGTCAGCGTCGAGCCGAAGGTCAGGATCAGGACCTGCCCGCCGGTCGAGATATTGGTTTCGTGAGCCGTCCAGCCGTCGGTCGTTCCAAGCGGAAACGGCGTGACCAGAATCGCCTGTGCGCCGCCTGGCACGGGCGTCAGGGTGTAGTCGGCCACCGAGGCGCCCGGCCGCGTCAGATGGAGGGGGCGCACCGTGACGCCACGGGCGTCGAGCCGCAGCCCGGTGAAGGTGGGCGTGATGGTGTACGACACACCCGGCGGCAGATCGAAGACCACGCGGGTGCTGCTGCCGGTGCTGCTGAAGCGCGGCGTGCCGAACCCGGTGACGGAAGCGGCGGCAGGGGCCGAAGCTGCGCTGCCGCCGCTTCCGGACGGCACACCCGACTGCACGGCTCCTGGCTGCGCCGGGACACCGACGGGGCCGAGGCTGGGCGGCTGCGCCTGGGGGCCACTCCTCAGGAAGGGGTCGGCAGGTGGAGTCGCGGCCAGGGCAGCACCGGGAAGACCCAGCAGCGTTGTGAGCAGAACGGTGCGCGTCCACACCCGTCTGCTCCTGGGGCGCAGGAGACTGGCAGCATGAAGATTGGAAAGAAGTGACCTGGGCATGAATTGTTCGCACTGTACGTGCTTTTGGCGTGAGAATGGGGGCAACGTCCTCATGTGTGAGAATTCATTCTCATACAGCCTGGACATTGTCTGGACAGGAATGCCGCAGAACTCGCGCTAGCCTGAAGCATGTCGCCCGCCGATCCTGCTCGCCATTCCAACTGGCCGCTGCTGGTGCCCGATGAAGAACAGCCCTGGAAGACGCTGTCGAGCACGCAGATTTCGCCGCCGCCACGCGAGATGCGCCGTGACGCGCTCGTCACCCAGGCGGGTGCAGAACTGGAATACGTATACCGTCCACGCGGCCCCCGCGCCGTGTTCATCCTGCCGATCACGTCGGCGGGGGAAGCGGTGCTGATTCGTCAGTACCGCTATCCGCTGCGGGCGACCATCAGCGAGGTGGTGGCGGGCGGTGTGGAGAGCGGCGAGGACCTGCTGGCAGCGGCAGCCCGCGAACTGAAAGAAGAGGTGGGCGGCACGGCGGGCGAATGGGTGCCGTTGCCCAGCTTCTACGCGCAGCCGAGCTCCAGCGGCGTGGTGTTCTATCCGCTGCTGGCACTCGGCGTGACGCTGGGAGAAGCGCAGCATGAAGCGAGCGAACTGATCGAACCGCTGGTGCTGCCGCTTCCGGAAGCGTACCGACGCCTTGACGCCGGAGAGATCTTCGACGGCCCCAGCAGCCTCACGATGTTTCATGCGCGGCGGGTATTGCAGGAACGTGGGCTGCTGTGAGTCTGACGCCCTTTACCACTGTGGCAGGGCTGCACCGCTCCGACGCGGTGATCGAGAACAGCGAATTCCTGGCGTTCTGCACGCGGGCAGAGACTCCGGAAGCGGCGCTGGCCTGGATCAAAGCTCTCCGCGCCGAGCGCCCCGACGCCACCCACGTCTGCTGGGCCTACGTGATCGGGGCGGCCTACCGCTTCTCGGACGATGGCGAGCCGGGCGGCACGGCGGGTCAGCCGATCCTGCGGGCCATTCAGGGGCAGCAGCTCGATCAGGTGGCGGCGGCGGTAGTGCGCTACTACGGCGGCACCAACCTGGGCACAGGTGGCCTGGCCCGCGCCTACGGGGGGACGGCTGCCGAATGCCTGCGAACCGCGCCCCGGCTGGAGGTGCGGCCACGCGTACAGGTCAGCGTTCACGTCCCGTTTGAGCGCGTCAGCACGCTGTATCACCTGCTGGGTGGCCTGGATGTGGAAAGGGGAGAGGAAGTCTACGGTCAGGACGGGCTGCAACTGGCGCTGGGCGTGTACCCGGACGAGGTGGAGCGGCTGACCCAGGAGCTGAGAGACGCGACGCGGGGAGCGGGCAGCGTCGTGACGGAGGAAGAGTGATGGGTGACGCCCTCAGAACGTGTCTGCGGCGGTCCTGCTGTTCACCCCTTCCACTTACTCCAGCGCTCCCATCCCGGTGATATCGCGTCCCACGATCAGCGTGTGAATGTCGTGCGTGCCCTCGTAGGTGTCCACCGTTTCGAGGTTGAGCATGTGCCGGATGATGGGGTATTCGGTGGTGATGCCGTTGCCGCCGTGCAGTTCGCGGGCCAGTCGTGCGCCGGTTAGAGCCACCCGCACGTTATTGCGCTTGGCGAGGCTGACCTGCCCGAAGTTCATGGTGCCGCTGTCCTTGAGTCTGCCGAGCTGCACGGCCAGGAGTAGCCCGCAGGTGTGGTCGGTCAGCATGCGGACCAGCTTGTCCTGCACCAGCTGGCGCGAGGCGATGGGCTTGCCGAAGGTCGTGCGCCCGGTGGTGTAGTCGAGGGTGGCGCTGTACACCGCTTCGAGTGCGCCCATCGCGCCCCAGGCGATGCCGTAGCGGGCACTGGTCAGGCAGCCGAGCGGCCCCTTCAGCCCCTGGACTCCCGGCAGCATGTTGGCGGCGGGAATGCGGCAGTCTTCCAGCACGATCTCGCCGGTCACGCTGGCCCGCAGACTCATCTTGCGCGTGATTTCGGGGGTGCTGAAGCCCCTGGTGTCTCGCGGCACGATGAAGCCGCGCACCACGCCCTCGTCGGTAGCGTTCTCGGAACACTTCGCCCACACCACTGCAAGATCGGCGGCCGGGCTGTTGGTGATCC carries:
- the recA gene encoding recombinase RecA, with amino-acid sequence MAMGQIEKQFGKGAIMRLGADTRLDIQTISTGSLSLDLALGVGGIPRGRVTEIYGPESGGKTTLALAIIAQAQKAGGTAAFIDAEHALDPVYARALGVNTDELLVSQPDNGEQALEIMELLVRSGAVDIVVVDSVAALTPRAEIEGDMGDSLPGLQARLMSQALRKLTGILSKTNTAAIFINQVREKIGVMYGNPETTTGGRALKFYASVRLDVRKIGQPTKIGNDSVANTVKIKTVKNKVAAPFKEVELSLVYGKGFDQLSDLVTLAADMDIVKKAGSFYSYGDERIGQGKEKAMAYIGERPAMEQEIRDRVMAAIKAGAAGRPEIAAVAEIADVAMDAN
- the thpR gene encoding RNA 2',3'-cyclic phosphodiesterase, with protein sequence MSSGAAGKRGLRVRRDSEQAISPPAGAAQAVRKAKAKPGPARPAAQQERFLRLFFAVELPAALAGELAAAQQKLSQNWRRVEVQQLHITLAYLPGVPQSRVAELRALGQRLADSVPPLALRLRGTGYHPNVGSPRVWFVKVEGEGLTELAARFQADVEALGFPTEGAFQPHITLARKKGPAPRVPPLTFGQSWTAPQFSLIHTFLPRDKTGPVYDTVSRFAFTGQPSPTPAVPTEAPTNTEGPISAAPISEDDHGKAR
- a CDS encoding N-acetylmuramoyl-L-alanine amidase codes for the protein MWTRTVLLTTLLGLPGAALAATPPADPFLRSGPQAQPPSLGPVGVPAQPGAVQSGVPSGSGGSAASAPAAASVTGFGTPRFSSTGSSTRVVFDLPPGVSYTITPTFTGLRLDARGVTVRPLHLTRPGASVADYTLTPVPGGAQAILVTPFPLGTTDGWTAHETNISTGGQVLILTFGSTLTGGADATVSGSVQTVAAPSAAPVPAASINPQPGNPQLGTPPTAVPSSDLPPGDTSTPLTPATLPATTPALAGSTDVSRLTLGVIPGTTLAGVDGPVVGPPRVGKNPGLTRVVLDLPPGTGFRLTPLPLGLRVDLTGVSAPSSVLQSSPLSPELQGWSVSPTLTGISYTFVTGSAITLRSGWRDVLLPPAPGSTLSRLAIDLAPALADTSPLGRLALAPLVSQRRSVLAFSGDPARPRVVLDPGHGGIDPGAVGIVTEKVITLDVARRVRSDLSAAGIDVLMTRDGDTQLSRDKATDLSMRAAMGTNVAQLYVSIHVNSTEGASLLRGYGIETWWNRNNPNSQALAQVLQRDVVASTAAYSRGLQSGRSLAVLRENKLPAALVEVGFTSHPVDGQNLLDSNYLDRVAFGIASGIRDALASQLGANWR
- a CDS encoding NUDIX hydrolase — translated: MSPADPARHSNWPLLVPDEEQPWKTLSSTQISPPPREMRRDALVTQAGAELEYVYRPRGPRAVFILPITSAGEAVLIRQYRYPLRATISEVVAGGVESGEDLLAAAARELKEEVGGTAGEWVPLPSFYAQPSSSGVVFYPLLALGVTLGEAQHEASELIEPLVLPLPEAYRRLDAGEIFDGPSSLTMFHARRVLQERGLL
- a CDS encoding YigZ family protein, which produces MSLTPFTTVAGLHRSDAVIENSEFLAFCTRAETPEAALAWIKALRAERPDATHVCWAYVIGAAYRFSDDGEPGGTAGQPILRAIQGQQLDQVAAAVVRYYGGTNLGTGGLARAYGGTAAECLRTAPRLEVRPRVQVSVHVPFERVSTLYHLLGGLDVERGEEVYGQDGLQLALGVYPDEVERLTQELRDATRGAGSVVTEEE
- a CDS encoding acyl-CoA dehydrogenase family protein, with the protein product MLDYFQAAGLLGPDEQLVMQSVRGYVDAQLMPHIAAWWDDGELPVREVMKGLGAQGLLGPTVAEEYGGAGASYSAYGAMMYELERCDSGLRSAASVQGSLVMHPINTYGSDEQKRAYLPGLASGELIGCFGLTEPDGGSDPGAMRTRARRDGGDYVLNGNKMWITNSPAADLAVVWAKCSENATDEGVVRGFIVPRDTRGFSTPEITRKMSLRASVTGEIVLEDCRIPAANMLPGVQGLKGPLGCLTSARYGIAWGAMGALEAVYSATLDYTTGRTTFGKPIASRQLVQDKLVRMLTDHTCGLLLAVQLGRLKDSGTMNFGQVSLAKRNNVRVALTGARLARELHGGNGITTEYPIIRHMLNLETVDTYEGTHDIHTLIVGRDITGMGALE